The Deltaproteobacteria bacterium sequence TCGCCGCAATACGCGCGGACGCGGTTGAGGTAGTGGGTCCACGGCCAGTTCGGGCCCGGGTCGGTGCGGTTCCACGGCTGAAGCTGTCCGTGGCCGACGATGTGGTACTTGTCCCGCTTGATGCCGTGGTCGCGCGTGATGTCGCACACGAGCTTCGCCGACGCCTCGATCTGTCCCGATGGGAACGACTTCTGGCTGGCATAGCCCGCGTGCTCGATACCGACCGTGAAGTTGTTGCTGTTGTACCCGTTGCGCCAGCAATCGACGCCGCCGTTCCGGCTGCAGCTATAGCTGGCCGCGATATGCCATGCCTTGCGGTATTCGCGGACGAGCTGCGTGATCTCCGCGCCGTTTTCCTTGACCACGTAATGCGCGCTCGCGCCCGCCGCCGTGTTGCGCAACCAGCCCCAACAGCCCGAGTAGCCGCCCTCGCACGTGTGGATGATGACCATCGCGATCTTGCCGATCGAACCGGTCGACCGCGCGCTGTGGTTGGGCGACGGGCGCCACACCGCGCTCGGGTAGTCCGCCGTCCCCTGCGGCACCTCCGGCTCGGGCGGCCGCGCGTACGCGGGCACCACCGACGGCTGCGGCTCGATCGTCGCGATCGGAGTGCCGTCCTCGGCCGCGAGCGACGCGCCGGTCGCGAGCACGCCGTAGACGTCGTCGACCACGTACGCGGCGCGCGCCAGCTCGTCGTCGATGCCGCTGAACGCCGCGACCGCCGGCGCCCACGCGCCGATGTCCGCGTCCGGGTCGATGCCGAGCGCATCCGCCTGCTCGCGCAACAGGGCGGCCGCCGCGCGGATGTTGCCGCGCTCGTCGAACCTGACGTCGTCCTCGTCGATGCCGGCGAGCCGCGCGCCGCGCGCGATGCGGTCGCCGCGCAGCCCCATCACTCCGTACGCGGCGGCCTGATCGTCGTGCGCGTCGCCGACGACCATCTCCCAGCGGCTCTCGACGTAGCCGATCGCCGCGAGCAGCGGCGACGGCACGCCGAACTCCGCCGCGGCCTCGTCGAACAGGTCGTCGAGGTCCACCGTGTACAGGTCTTCCGGATCGCCAGCAGACTCGTCTCCCGCGCCGTCGGGCGCGGGCGCGGTGATCTCCCCGGCACATGCGAACGCGAGTCCGAGCGGGACCGCGACGACGAAACGAAGCAGCGCATTGCGAAACATCTGTTTCACCTCCTCCCCGGCTCAGGGAGGAAGTGCAGCGCGCGTGCCACCGGCGACACGCGTGCAACTGCGCGCGCGCCCGTCGCGTTCGTGCGCCGCCTGGGGAGTGGCCCCTGCAACCTTCCGGTTGCACGCCGCCGAAGGATCCCGGTCGTCCCACGTCATCCTACCCTAGCAATGCACGTAGGTGTCGATACCACCTCCGCGCACCGCGCTCACGGCCGCCGGCGCGCGTCCACGCGGCGTGCCGGCAGCCCACAAAAAAAGGGCGGCCCGCAGGCCGCCCCTCGTCGATCGCGTCGCGCGTGGCTAGTTGCCGCCGGTGCCCGGCACCTCCTGGCAGACC is a genomic window containing:
- a CDS encoding N-acetylmuramoyl-L-alanine amidase; translated protein: MKQMFRNALLRFVVAVPLGLAFACAGEITAPAPDGAGDESAGDPEDLYTVDLDDLFDEAAAEFGVPSPLLAAIGYVESRWEMVVGDAHDDQAAAYGVMGLRGDRIARGARLAGIDEDDVRFDERGNIRAAAALLREQADALGIDPDADIGAWAPAVAAFSGIDDELARAAYVVDDVYGVLATGASLAAEDGTPIATIEPQPSVVPAYARPPEPEVPQGTADYPSAVWRPSPNHSARSTGSIGKIAMVIIHTCEGGYSGCWGWLRNTAAGASAHYVVKENGAEITQLVREYRKAWHIAASYSCSRNGGVDCWRNGYNSNNFTVGIEHAGYASQKSFPSGQIEASAKLVCDITRDHGIKRDKYHIVGHGQLQPWNRTDPGPNWPWTHYLNRVRAYCGDGGGSGGSGGSGGGGGGGGGAIVVDSNNSRNDASKAKIVVSSNWTASNATAGYYGTGYWWASTQPVSDGAEFRFYLAADATKTIDAWWTAGSNRSDAAPFVVFDAAGNRLATVKKNQRVAGRQWNTLGTWRFKKGWNKVVLSRWAPSGAVVVADAIRVR